In Homalodisca vitripennis isolate AUS2020 unplaced genomic scaffold, UT_GWSS_2.1 ScUCBcl_6282;HRSCAF=13425, whole genome shotgun sequence, a single window of DNA contains:
- the LOC124373739 gene encoding repetitive proline-rich cell wall protein-like: MRRPDVPLQDVRAGYVTREPETQPVMYNPQQYERRLEAGPEIRRPDVPLQDVRAGCETREPEIQPVMYNPQQYESRMEVVPQIRRPDVPLQDVRAGYGSRVPEIQPVVYNPQQYEPRTGPIPQIQWPNIPFQDVRPGYGSRVPGIQPVVYNPQQYERRSENRS; encoded by the coding sequence ATGCGAAGGCCTGATGTACCTTTGCAAGACGTGAGAGCTGGCTACGTAACCAGGGAACCGGAAACTCAACCTGTGATGTACAATCCTCAACAATATGAACGAAGATTGGAAGCCGGTCCTGAAATACGAAGGCCTGATGTACCTTTGCAAGACGTGAGAGCTGGCTGCGAAACCAGGGAACCTGAAATCCAACCTGTGATGTACAATCCTCAACAATATGAATCAAGAATGGAAGTTGTTCCTCAAATACGAAGGCCTGATGTACCTTTGCAAGACGTGAGAGCTGGCTACGGATCCAGAGTACCTGAGATACAACCTGTTGTGTACAATCCTCAACAATATGAACCAAGAACCGGACCCATTCCTCAAATACAATGGCCTAATATACCATTTCAAGACGTGAGACCTGGCTACGGATCCAGAGTACCTGGGATACAACCTGTTGTGTACAATCCTCAACAATATGAACGAAGATCGGAAAACCGTTCCTGA